A genomic window from Vitis riparia cultivar Riparia Gloire de Montpellier isolate 1030 chromosome 16, EGFV_Vit.rip_1.0, whole genome shotgun sequence includes:
- the LOC117933184 gene encoding putative F-box/LRR-repeat protein At5g02930, whose amino-acid sequence MAPRSPKSQHEASSKRLREMDEDRISNLPDSVISHIFSFLPTETAVCTSVLSKTWEHKWTLTPTLVFESLLYWDRDTRDFTRFISRTLLLHNSSIKIKHLFIEMDYEKDPYLDSCLNLWLEFVRTRDVEELSLQFADANFDDCPWSIFDDGPEGYLLPQCLYTHPSIKRLTTNYCVVGPSRVVSWPSLKSLSLRLAVVSEDTLQKILLGSCSLEFLRLEHCEFRFDRLDICSASLKDLVIHSVLEPTTGDKFDVLQISAPNLLYLKISGQKVPVIGCIIFG is encoded by the coding sequence ATGGCGCCCAGAAGCCCCAAATCTCAGCATGAAGCCTCGTCCAAAAGGCTGAGAGAAATGGATGAAGATAGAATCAGCAATTTACCAGACTCCGTCATCTCCCACATCTTTTCATTTCTCCCAACTGAAACTGCTGTATGTACCAGTGTACTTTCAAAAACATGGGAACACAAGTGGACATTAACACCAACCCTCGTCTTCGAGAGCCTTCTCTATTGGGATAGAGACACTAGAGATTTCACTCGTTTCATCAGTCGAACCCTCCTTCTCCACAACTCTAGTATTAAGATCAAGCATTTGTTCATTGAAATGGACTACGAGAAGGACCCTTATCTCGACAGTTGCCTCAACTTGTGGCTTGAATTTGTCAGAACCAGAGACGTAGAAGAGCTGAGTCTACAATTTGCTGACGCAAACTTCGATGACTGTCCGTGGAGTATTTTCGATGATGGCCCGGAAGGCTATTTGTTACCTCAATGTCTCTACACCCATCCTTCAATAAAACGCTTGACTACTAATTACTGTGTTGTTGGTCCTTCTCGGGTAGTTTCTTGGCCTTCCCTCAAGAGCTTATCATTGAGGTTAGCAGTTGTGAGTGAGGACACGCTTCAAAAAATTTTACTGGGCAGCTGTTCTTTAGAGTTTTTAAGGTTGGAACATTGTGAGTTTCGTTTTGATAGGCTTGACATTTGTTCTGCAAGTCTGAAAGATTTGGTGATCCATTCTGTTTTGGAGCCTACAACTGGAGACAAGTTTGATGTGTTGCAAATTTCGGCTCCTAATCTTCTGTATCTGAAAATTTCCGGGCAGAAAGTTCCGGTTATTGGATGTATCATCTTTGGTTGA